Proteins from a single region of Streptomyces sp. TN58:
- a CDS encoding serine/threonine dehydratase codes for MKRPQNAQDTHPHPHGGHPHRQHPRRLDYAAVRAAAARIAGGVRPVTVAPAADGVWYALEYLQHTGTFKARGARNFLAAHHEAGTLPAAGVTIASGGNAGLACAWAARALDVPATVFLPANAPRVKVDRLRGYGAGVRLVGDRYAEAQAACQEFAAASGALSSHAYDHPLIAAGAGTLLDEIREALPGLDTVVVAVGGGGLFAGVATAAREHGVRVVAAEPENCRALNAALEAGRVVDVTVDSVAADSLGATRVSADALAAAQEKNVTSVLVADEAITAARRAVWEEHRIVVEAGAATALAAYHGAPEPLGERVAVVLCGANTDPGDLTGPVA; via the coding sequence ATGAAGCGACCGCAGAACGCGCAGGACACGCACCCGCACCCGCACGGGGGGCACCCGCACCGGCAGCACCCGCGGCGGCTCGACTACGCGGCCGTGCGGGCAGCCGCCGCGCGCATCGCCGGCGGGGTGCGGCCCGTCACGGTGGCTCCCGCGGCCGACGGCGTCTGGTACGCCCTGGAGTACCTCCAGCACACCGGCACCTTCAAGGCGCGCGGCGCCCGCAACTTCCTCGCCGCCCACCACGAGGCCGGCACCCTCCCGGCCGCCGGCGTCACCATCGCCTCCGGCGGCAACGCCGGGCTCGCCTGCGCCTGGGCCGCCCGTGCGCTCGACGTACCCGCCACGGTGTTCCTGCCCGCCAACGCCCCCCGCGTGAAGGTGGACCGGCTGCGCGGCTACGGGGCCGGCGTCCGCCTCGTCGGCGACCGGTACGCCGAAGCACAGGCCGCCTGCCAGGAGTTCGCCGCCGCGAGCGGCGCGCTCAGCAGCCACGCCTACGACCACCCGCTCATCGCGGCCGGCGCCGGGACCCTGCTCGACGAGATCCGCGAGGCCCTGCCCGGGCTGGACACCGTGGTCGTGGCGGTGGGCGGCGGCGGACTGTTCGCGGGAGTGGCCACGGCCGCGCGCGAGCACGGCGTACGGGTGGTGGCGGCCGAACCGGAGAACTGCCGGGCCCTGAACGCGGCCCTGGAGGCGGGCCGGGTCGTCGACGTCACCGTGGACTCGGTGGCGGCCGACTCCCTGGGGGCCACCCGCGTCTCGGCCGACGCGCTGGCGGCGGCGCAGGAGAAGAACGTCACCTCGGTCCTCGTGGCGGACGAGGCGATCACGGCCGCGCGGCGCGCCGTGTGGGAGGAGCACCGGATCGTGGTCGAGGCCGGCGCGGCCACCGCCCTGGCGGCGTACCACGGCGCGCCGGAGCCGCTGGGGGAGCGGGTCGCCGTCGTCCTCTGCGGGGCCAACACCGACCCCGGGGACCTGACCGGCCCCGTCGCCTGA
- a CDS encoding alpha-N-acetylglucosaminidase has protein sequence MPRSGRRLPGTHLPAIRPVARPVALAALCATLLAVVCAAPAPGATAPGAGSSARAGVRLLPGATFDTAPARAALERLLPRHARQFTLVADPAAGADTFTVSGTAGAITVRGSTGATLLTGVGWYLQHVAGADIGWPGDSIGILPARLPAVPAPVTRSALVPHRYALNDTDDGYSGPYRTFEEHQRQIDLLALHGINEVFVQVGAEYPYHRALQRFGYSAEELRQWIPGPAHQSWWLLQNLSGFGGPVSERLMRERAELGGRIADQLRGLGMTPVLPGYFGTVPPGFAARNAGAATVAQGDWAGFDRPDWLDPASPVFAKLAAAYYAEQRAVFGDSTMYRMSPLHEGGQTGSVDVGAAAGAIQAALHAAHPGALWAVLGWQDDPTPELLAGVDTSRLLILDGLSDRYNRLDRETRWGGAPYAMGTIYNFGGHTTVGANTSVWLERFGPWRAKGNSALAGIAYLPEATGTNPAAFDLFTDLAWDAGPIDHRAWFAGFAARRYGRPDAEAAAAWEELRKGPYSTSSGLWSESQDSLFSARPSLSAAGAAHWSPKSMRYPAGSVRRALDHLLKVDPALRGSSAYRFDLVDTARQALANHSRVLLPRIKAAYEAKDLARFRTLTAEWQDTMRLLDQVTGSDPNLLLGTWLARARSQGADRAEQDRYEYDARSLLSVWGRRSTSEGGFLHDYANREWSGLVSELYARRWAAYFAALDEALVRKAQPREIDWHAFEEEWARRTTRHPDRPGGDPHRLAAAVAAALPPAAAG, from the coding sequence ATGCCCCGAAGCGGGCGCCGCCTGCCCGGCACCCACCTGCCCGCCATCCGCCCTGTCGCCCGCCCGGTCGCCCTCGCCGCGCTCTGCGCGACGCTGCTGGCCGTGGTCTGCGCGGCCCCCGCGCCCGGAGCCACCGCCCCGGGCGCGGGGTCGTCCGCGCGTGCCGGCGTACGGCTCCTGCCGGGGGCGACCTTCGACACCGCGCCCGCGCGCGCCGCCCTGGAGCGGCTGCTCCCGCGGCACGCCCGCCAGTTCACCCTGGTGGCCGATCCGGCCGCCGGAGCCGACACCTTCACGGTCTCCGGGACCGCCGGCGCGATCACCGTGCGCGGCAGCACCGGGGCCACCCTGCTCACGGGCGTGGGCTGGTACCTCCAGCACGTCGCCGGCGCCGACATCGGCTGGCCCGGCGACAGCATCGGCATACTGCCCGCCCGGCTGCCGGCCGTACCGGCGCCGGTCACCCGCAGTGCGCTGGTCCCGCACCGCTACGCACTCAACGACACCGACGACGGGTACTCGGGCCCGTACCGCACCTTCGAGGAACACCAGCGGCAGATCGACCTGCTGGCCCTGCACGGCATCAACGAGGTGTTCGTGCAGGTCGGCGCGGAGTACCCGTACCACCGGGCGCTCCAGCGCTTCGGGTACTCCGCCGAGGAACTGCGGCAGTGGATCCCCGGACCCGCCCACCAGAGCTGGTGGCTGCTGCAGAACCTCAGCGGCTTCGGCGGCCCGGTCTCCGAGCGGCTGATGCGCGAACGCGCCGAGCTCGGCGGACGGATCGCCGACCAGCTGCGCGGGCTCGGCATGACGCCGGTGCTGCCCGGCTACTTCGGCACCGTGCCGCCCGGCTTCGCCGCCCGCAACGCGGGTGCGGCCACGGTCGCCCAGGGCGACTGGGCGGGCTTCGACCGCCCCGACTGGCTGGATCCCGCCTCGCCCGTCTTCGCGAAGCTGGCCGCCGCCTACTACGCGGAGCAGCGCGCGGTGTTCGGGGACAGCACGATGTACCGGATGAGCCCCCTGCACGAGGGCGGGCAGACCGGCTCCGTCGACGTCGGCGCGGCGGCGGGCGCCATCCAGGCCGCGCTGCACGCCGCGCACCCGGGGGCGCTGTGGGCCGTGCTGGGCTGGCAGGACGACCCGACGCCGGAGCTGCTGGCCGGGGTGGACACCTCCCGGCTGCTGATCCTGGACGGGCTGTCCGACCGGTACAACCGGCTGGACCGCGAGACCCGCTGGGGCGGCGCCCCGTACGCGATGGGCACCATCTACAACTTCGGCGGGCACACGACGGTCGGTGCGAACACCTCGGTGTGGCTCGAACGCTTCGGCCCCTGGCGGGCCAAGGGCAACAGCGCGCTGGCCGGCATCGCCTACCTGCCGGAGGCCACCGGGACCAATCCGGCGGCGTTCGACCTCTTCACCGACCTCGCCTGGGACGCCGGGCCGATCGACCACCGCGCGTGGTTCGCCGGCTTCGCGGCCCGCCGCTACGGCCGCCCCGACGCCGAGGCCGCCGCCGCCTGGGAGGAGCTGCGCAAGGGCCCGTACAGCACCTCCTCGGGGCTGTGGTCGGAGTCGCAGGACAGCCTCTTCAGCGCCCGGCCGAGCCTGTCCGCGGCGGGGGCGGCGCACTGGAGCCCCAAGTCCATGCGCTATCCGGCCGGTTCGGTACGCCGGGCCCTGGACCACCTGCTGAAGGTGGACCCGGCGCTGCGCGGCTCCAGCGCCTACCGCTTCGACCTGGTGGACACCGCGCGGCAGGCCCTCGCCAACCATTCGCGGGTGCTGCTTCCGAGGATCAAGGCGGCCTACGAGGCCAAGGACCTGGCCCGCTTCCGCACGCTGACGGCCGAATGGCAGGACACCATGCGGCTGTTGGACCAGGTGACCGGCTCCGACCCGAACCTGCTCCTCGGGACCTGGCTCGCCAGGGCCCGCTCCCAGGGCGCGGACCGGGCCGAGCAGGACCGGTACGAGTACGACGCCCGCTCGCTGCTGAGCGTGTGGGGCCGGCGGAGCACCAGCGAGGGCGGCTTCCTGCACGACTACGCCAACCGTGAATGGAGCGGTCTGGTCTCGGAGTTGTACGCCCGGCGGTGGGCTGCCTACTTCGCGGCGCTGGACGAGGCGCTGGTCCGCAAGGCCCAGCCGAGGGAGATCGACTGGCACGCCTTCGAGGAGGAGTGGGCCCGGCGGACCACCCGGCACCCGGACCGGCCGGGCGGGGACCCCCACCGGCTGGCCGCGGCGGTGGCGGCGGCCCTTCCTCCGGCGGCCGCCGGCTGA
- a CDS encoding universal stress protein, translating to MSEPPIEPLIVVGVDGSGHSRRAVRWAVEQARLIGGRVHAVMAWDWNRNPFALGMAEAQFAEQVASTAEEAARRKLADTVTAAVGASPGVPVFRRVEQGPPAQILVDASKEAELMVVGTRGYGGFKGALLGSVSQQVVQYAACTVVVVRESRDEGREDEGREGGAEEGGAGEGQGESREGGGGGSA from the coding sequence GTGAGTGAGCCCCCCATCGAGCCTCTGATCGTCGTCGGCGTGGACGGCTCCGGCCACTCCAGGCGGGCGGTGCGCTGGGCCGTGGAGCAGGCCCGGCTGATCGGCGGCCGGGTGCACGCCGTCATGGCCTGGGACTGGAACCGCAACCCCTTCGCCCTCGGTATGGCGGAGGCACAGTTCGCCGAACAGGTTGCGTCGACGGCCGAGGAGGCGGCCCGCCGGAAGCTGGCGGACACCGTCACCGCGGCCGTCGGCGCCTCCCCCGGCGTGCCGGTCTTCCGCCGCGTCGAGCAGGGTCCGCCGGCGCAGATCCTGGTGGACGCCTCGAAGGAAGCGGAGCTGATGGTGGTGGGGACCCGCGGGTACGGCGGCTTCAAGGGCGCGCTGCTGGGCTCGGTGAGCCAGCAGGTCGTGCAGTACGCCGCCTGCACGGTGGTCGTCGTCCGCGAGAGCCGGGACGAGGGCCGGGAGGACGAGGGCCGGGAGGGCGGGGCTGAGGAGGGCGGGGCCGGGGAGGGCCAGGGTGAGAGCCGCGAGGGCGGGGGCGGGGGCAGCGCCTGA
- a CDS encoding TetR/AcrR family transcriptional regulator translates to MPRSSDALDRATPGAIAAAALRILDEEGPQRLSFRTLADRLGVSHATVQRRCADLAGLLDLCTEHLAAQLPEIPAGTDWAEATEQRFRALYLLLTAHPGLLVLRGGRPWLGRQLLARLVEPALADSVAAGMTVTEAISAYRRMYLLTLGSAAFVDHRDPAAATSASRAALAALDPEEFPVLSGGLPDVLPALTDHEVYYGALRQLIQAARPAT, encoded by the coding sequence ATGCCGAGGAGTTCCGACGCCCTGGACCGCGCCACCCCCGGGGCCATCGCCGCCGCCGCGCTGCGGATCCTCGACGAGGAGGGGCCGCAGCGCCTCAGCTTCCGCACCCTCGCCGACCGGCTCGGCGTCTCCCACGCCACCGTCCAGCGCCGCTGCGCGGACCTCGCCGGACTGCTCGACCTGTGCACCGAGCACCTGGCCGCACAGCTCCCCGAGATCCCCGCCGGAACGGACTGGGCCGAGGCCACCGAGCAGCGCTTCCGCGCGCTGTACCTGCTCCTCACCGCCCACCCCGGCCTGCTCGTGCTGCGCGGCGGCCGGCCCTGGCTCGGGCGGCAGCTGCTGGCCCGCCTCGTCGAGCCCGCCCTCGCCGACAGCGTCGCCGCGGGGATGACCGTCACCGAGGCGATCAGCGCGTACCGCCGCATGTACCTGCTCACCCTGGGCAGCGCCGCCTTCGTCGACCACCGGGATCCGGCTGCCGCCACCTCCGCCTCGCGCGCCGCCCTGGCCGCACTCGACCCCGAGGAGTTCCCCGTGCTCTCCGGCGGACTGCCCGACGTACTGCCGGCCCTCACGGACCACGAGGTGTACTACGGCGCCCTGCGCCAGCTGATCCAGGCCGCCCGGCCCGCCACCTGA
- a CDS encoding ricin-type beta-trefoil lectin domain protein, producing MPPRLRATLPCLTAAALFALALSPAPVAAEPRATSDTPLALTPPMGWNNWAHYMCDIDEAKVVANADALVSTGLAAKGYDTVTVDDCWMTRSRDARGNLVVDTAKFPHGMAWLGEYLHAKGLKFGIYQDAGSLTCEKYPGSGAPEGGGPDHYARDARQFASWKVDYVKMDGCNLWVPEGRTKEQAYRDAYNAVAKALRESGRDMVLSASAPAYFQQGEWGGSDWHKVLGWVGETGQLWREGKDIKVHNPASPATSRWSSVMGNYGYNRWLGRYAGPGNWNDPDFLIAGAPGLTAAESRSQVALWAMMAAPFILSSDVSKLTPAGLDALGNTRLIALDQDPMGRQGAVVSSNATFEILVRPLANGDRAVAVLNRSSNTRDIRVPLDEIGLNACTADAQDLWSGARTEVSDALTGKLAGHDTAVWRLSPRGCAEAVPTGQIVGDGVRCADGANTSGVGAVVMAGCTGAPDQRWFLGDDNRLRLAGECLSAGENGAVELADCAPRHSGQPGQSWHHRRDGSLVEEASGMCLTAPARAATPDAPAERLRLTPCGEHRVDQAWSLPV from the coding sequence GTGCCGCCTCGCCTGCGCGCAACGCTCCCCTGCCTGACCGCGGCCGCCCTGTTCGCCCTCGCGCTCTCCCCCGCCCCGGTGGCGGCCGAGCCCCGGGCGACCTCGGACACCCCGCTCGCGCTCACCCCTCCCATGGGCTGGAACAACTGGGCGCACTACATGTGCGACATCGACGAGGCCAAGGTGGTCGCCAACGCCGACGCCCTCGTCTCGACGGGGCTCGCCGCCAAGGGCTACGACACGGTGACCGTGGACGACTGCTGGATGACCAGGAGCCGGGACGCGCGGGGCAACCTGGTGGTCGACACCGCGAAGTTCCCGCACGGCATGGCCTGGCTGGGCGAGTACCTGCACGCCAAGGGCCTTAAGTTCGGCATCTACCAGGACGCCGGTTCCCTCACGTGCGAGAAGTACCCCGGCAGCGGCGCCCCCGAGGGCGGCGGGCCGGACCACTACGCCCGGGACGCACGGCAGTTCGCGTCCTGGAAGGTCGACTACGTCAAGATGGACGGCTGCAACCTGTGGGTGCCGGAGGGCCGCACGAAGGAGCAGGCCTACCGGGACGCCTACAACGCCGTCGCGAAGGCCCTGCGCGAGAGCGGCCGGGACATGGTCCTGTCGGCCTCCGCCCCCGCCTACTTCCAGCAGGGCGAGTGGGGCGGCTCCGACTGGCACAAGGTGCTCGGCTGGGTCGGCGAGACCGGCCAGCTGTGGCGCGAGGGCAAGGACATCAAGGTCCACAACCCCGCCTCGCCCGCCACCTCGCGGTGGAGTTCGGTGATGGGCAACTACGGCTACAACCGGTGGCTCGGCCGGTACGCGGGCCCCGGCAACTGGAACGACCCCGACTTCCTGATCGCGGGCGCCCCCGGCCTCACGGCGGCCGAGAGCCGCAGCCAGGTGGCCCTCTGGGCCATGATGGCGGCCCCCTTCATCCTGTCCTCCGACGTCTCGAAGCTGACCCCGGCGGGCCTCGACGCCCTCGGCAACACCCGGCTGATCGCCCTGGACCAGGACCCGATGGGCCGCCAGGGCGCCGTGGTCTCCTCCAACGCCACCTTCGAGATCCTGGTCCGCCCGCTCGCGAACGGCGACCGGGCGGTGGCCGTCCTCAACCGCTCGTCGAACACCCGCGACATCAGGGTGCCGCTGGACGAGATCGGCCTGAACGCGTGCACGGCCGATGCGCAGGACCTGTGGAGCGGCGCGCGCACCGAGGTCTCCGACGCGCTGACCGGGAAGCTGGCCGGCCATGACACCGCCGTGTGGCGGCTCAGCCCGCGCGGTTGCGCCGAGGCCGTTCCGACCGGGCAGATCGTCGGTGACGGCGTCCGGTGCGCGGACGGGGCCAACACCAGCGGTGTCGGCGCGGTCGTGATGGCGGGCTGCACCGGGGCCCCCGACCAGCGGTGGTTCCTGGGTGACGACAACCGCCTGCGGCTGGCCGGCGAATGCCTGTCGGCGGGCGAGAACGGCGCCGTGGAGCTGGCCGACTGCGCGCCGCGGCACAGCGGGCAGCCCGGCCAGAGCTGGCACCACCGGCGTGACGGGTCCCTCGTGGAGGAGGCGAGCGGCATGTGCCTGACCGCGCCCGCCCGGGCCGCCACTCCCGACGCCCCGGCCGAGCGGCTGCGGCTGACCCCCTGCGGCGAGCACCGGGTCGACCAGGCCTGGTCCCTGCCGGTCTGA